In one Corallococcus sp. EGB genomic region, the following are encoded:
- a CDS encoding AarF/ABC1/UbiB kinase family protein, translated as MRTGLKRWWELGQVARASTRLRREALPQDAEHVRRELTRRLLGLRGLPQKVGQVLTLAELGEEAPGFGSLAEAPSPLAPEAALAEVSRRLGRPWREVFASLDGLGIAASLGQVHRGVLHDGRAVAVKLRHPGIAEAVRDDLRALGLLAAPLGGWRGKLDLSAYRHEVARMLQGELDYRLEAQALRDAGTRMADVPGVVVPAPVDALTREDLLVMTWVDGVPLAEGWRWSEADRRALSTTLVRLLLHGCFTWGALHADPHPGNYRVSRGPEGHVVLGVLDFGCVKPLPPEVAAGLGRLIALLRCPDSPPRPEQLLSAWVMLGFTPELLEPMAEALPAVSRVLLEPFLQDRPFHARGWRLGARLTEALGPHRWNFRAAGPASLLYVLRAFHGLVRHLDVLDTPIAWGPLLDEARAPSLPPPPSHSEARVEGSARYLKVRVTEAGNTRVALTFRADVTAHLEDLLPEDLPSRLAARGLDPAGIGAAAVAAGLRPSELFHLDEGDRHVRVWLE; from the coding sequence GTGCGAACCGGATTGAAGCGGTGGTGGGAACTGGGCCAGGTGGCCCGCGCCTCCACGCGCCTGCGGCGGGAAGCCCTGCCCCAGGACGCGGAGCATGTGAGGCGTGAGCTGACCCGGAGGCTGTTGGGCTTGCGCGGCCTGCCGCAGAAGGTGGGGCAGGTGCTCACGCTCGCGGAGCTGGGCGAGGAGGCGCCGGGGTTCGGCTCGCTCGCGGAGGCGCCCTCCCCGCTCGCGCCGGAGGCCGCGCTGGCGGAGGTGTCCCGCCGGCTGGGCCGTCCGTGGCGGGAGGTCTTCGCCTCGCTGGACGGCCTGGGCATCGCCGCGTCGTTGGGGCAGGTGCACCGGGGCGTGCTGCACGACGGGCGCGCCGTGGCGGTGAAGCTGCGGCACCCGGGCATCGCGGAGGCCGTGCGGGATGATCTGCGCGCGCTGGGGCTGCTCGCCGCGCCGCTGGGTGGCTGGCGCGGGAAGTTGGACCTGTCCGCGTACCGCCACGAAGTCGCCCGGATGCTCCAGGGCGAGCTGGACTACCGCCTCGAGGCCCAGGCCCTGCGGGATGCGGGCACGCGCATGGCGGACGTGCCGGGCGTCGTCGTCCCCGCGCCCGTGGACGCGCTCACGCGGGAAGACCTGCTGGTGATGACCTGGGTGGACGGTGTGCCGCTCGCGGAGGGCTGGCGCTGGAGCGAGGCGGACCGCCGCGCGCTGTCCACGACACTGGTGCGCCTGCTCCTCCACGGCTGCTTCACCTGGGGCGCGCTCCATGCGGATCCGCATCCAGGCAACTACCGCGTGTCCCGGGGACCGGAGGGCCACGTCGTGCTGGGGGTGCTCGACTTCGGCTGCGTGAAGCCATTGCCGCCAGAGGTGGCCGCGGGCCTGGGGCGGTTGATCGCGCTCCTCCGTTGCCCTGATTCCCCACCGCGTCCGGAACAGCTGTTGTCCGCGTGGGTGATGCTGGGGTTCACGCCGGAACTGCTGGAGCCCATGGCGGAGGCGCTGCCCGCCGTCAGCCGCGTGCTGCTGGAGCCATTCCTCCAGGACCGCCCCTTCCACGCGCGAGGCTGGCGGCTGGGAGCGCGGCTCACCGAGGCGCTGGGGCCGCACCGCTGGAACTTCCGCGCGGCGGGGCCGGCGTCGCTCCTGTACGTCCTGCGCGCGTTCCACGGGCTGGTGCGCCACCTGGACGTGCTGGACACGCCCATCGCCTGGGGGCCGCTGCTGGACGAGGCCCGCGCGCCGTCACTGCCACCGCCGCCGTCGCACTCCGAGGCGCGGGTGGAGGGCTCCGCGCGCTACCTGAAGGTCCGCGTGACGGAGGCCGGCAACACCCGCGTCGCGCTGACCTTCCGCGCGGACGTGACGGCGCACCTGGAGGACCTCCTGCCGGAGGACTTGCCCTCCCGGCTCGCGGCGCGAGGGCTCGATCCG